The following are from one region of the Haloactinomyces albus genome:
- a CDS encoding Lrp/AsnC ligand binding domain-containing protein, protein MLNEIAQEGGIDQLDRRVIGALQPDVLELPVEALLWIKTRPDEVESTGRALLTSPLVRYAAAITGEYQLVADITVASRAALYEFVTAGEWLSGVELVETCLVVSGLKRSGVTSASTLG, encoded by the coding sequence ATGTTGAACGAAATCGCGCAGGAAGGCGGAATCGACCAACTCGACCGACGTGTCATCGGTGCGCTGCAGCCGGATGTTCTGGAGCTTCCTGTCGAGGCGTTGCTGTGGATCAAGACCAGGCCCGACGAGGTCGAGTCGACCGGCCGGGCCCTGTTGACGTCCCCGCTGGTTCGCTATGCGGCCGCGATCACCGGCGAGTACCAACTCGTCGCCGACATCACCGTGGCGAGTCGAGCCGCACTTTACGAATTCGTCACCGCGGGCGAGTGGCTGTCGGGAGTGGAACTCGTCGAGACATGCCTCGTCGTCAGCGGACTCAAGCGCAGCGGTGTCACCTCTGCGAGCACCCTCGGGTGA
- a CDS encoding amidohydrolase, which translates to MSVALINGKIYTVDTKFPWAEAVLVEEGIFTAVGSTEEIRSVSPAEAEIIDLEGHMVMPGLHDAHIHLLASGLKFQYECRLSPASDPEQIVRDLTECHCSGPAAEGEQPWVVGGEFLPQAFDDGELDRRFLDESFPDRPVFLYDYSIHHGLVNSKALELAGLSEASQDPPGGRLIRRPGSRELTGELVEQARWPVMRAIPDYPESTYREALRWAIATCHQYGITSAQEASASPQALHALAELERAGELHLQVAAHLPWREEGFGMATAAELDRSIADRSSTASKHVHTDFVKIWLDGAPLPPHMTQVDLHEDGTVDEANLLVPAEQLLELIRRFDAEGLSVKIHCAGEGSVHAALDAFEGVRKVNGANGPTHEIAHCTFINDADYARFPQLNVVAEMSPAIWHIEEFGLQNGFKFGSILRAGATMTVGSDWIITANPNLFPALQGMLQRGEEAVDLATAVELMTLGGARVIGRANRQGSVQVGKSADLIVLDRNIFEVPADEIGETRVLRTLFEGRTVYREESP; encoded by the coding sequence ATGTCGGTAGCACTGATCAACGGAAAAATATACACGGTCGACACCAAGTTCCCCTGGGCCGAGGCCGTTTTGGTCGAAGAGGGGATTTTCACTGCGGTGGGGTCGACGGAGGAGATCCGGTCCGTATCCCCGGCGGAGGCGGAGATCATCGATCTCGAAGGGCACATGGTCATGCCCGGGCTGCACGATGCGCACATCCATCTCCTGGCGAGCGGATTGAAGTTCCAGTACGAATGTCGGCTCTCCCCGGCTTCCGATCCGGAACAGATCGTGCGTGACCTGACCGAATGCCACTGCTCCGGACCAGCGGCCGAGGGGGAGCAGCCCTGGGTCGTGGGCGGTGAGTTCCTGCCACAGGCTTTCGATGACGGTGAACTCGATCGCCGATTCCTCGACGAGTCGTTTCCGGATCGACCGGTATTTCTCTATGACTACTCGATCCATCATGGACTGGTCAACTCCAAGGCACTCGAGCTGGCCGGGCTGAGCGAGGCGTCACAGGATCCACCGGGCGGCCGACTCATCCGACGCCCCGGTTCCCGGGAACTCACCGGCGAACTCGTCGAGCAAGCGCGGTGGCCCGTCATGCGAGCCATCCCGGACTACCCCGAGTCCACCTACCGCGAGGCGCTCAGGTGGGCAATCGCGACCTGCCACCAATACGGGATCACTTCGGCCCAGGAAGCATCCGCTTCTCCTCAGGCTCTGCATGCCCTCGCCGAGCTCGAGCGGGCCGGTGAACTACATCTGCAAGTCGCGGCCCACTTGCCGTGGCGAGAGGAAGGATTCGGCATGGCCACCGCTGCCGAACTCGACCGCTCCATCGCCGATCGTTCCTCCACCGCCAGCAAGCATGTGCACACCGACTTCGTCAAGATTTGGCTGGACGGTGCTCCACTCCCGCCCCACATGACGCAGGTGGATCTCCATGAGGACGGTACGGTCGACGAGGCCAATCTCCTCGTGCCCGCCGAGCAGCTGCTCGAATTGATTCGCCGGTTCGATGCGGAGGGCCTCTCGGTCAAGATCCACTGTGCCGGGGAGGGGTCGGTCCATGCAGCACTGGACGCCTTCGAGGGCGTCCGAAAGGTCAACGGCGCGAACGGCCCCACCCATGAAATCGCTCACTGCACGTTCATCAACGACGCGGACTACGCACGCTTCCCGCAGCTCAACGTGGTTGCCGAGATGTCGCCGGCGATCTGGCACATCGAGGAGTTCGGGCTGCAGAACGGGTTCAAATTCGGCTCCATTCTGCGGGCCGGGGCAACTATGACGGTCGGTTCCGACTGGATCATCACCGCGAATCCGAACCTCTTTCCCGCCCTGCAAGGCATGTTGCAGCGGGGTGAGGAGGCGGTTGATCTGGCCACCGCCGTCGAGTTGATGACACTCGGTGGCGCCCGAGTCATCGGCCGTGCCAACCGACAGGGGAGCGTGCAAGTCGGTAAGTCCGCCGATCTCATTGTGCTGGACCGCAACATCTTCGAGGTGCCTGCCGACGAGATCGGCGAAACCCGTGTCCTGCGCACCTTGTTCGAGGGAAGGACGGTGTATCGGGAGGAGTCGCCATAG
- a CDS encoding APC family permease, producing the protein MAESNLVDEHNRLQKSLRWHHGFMLALPVASGLFISVGNVIGAVGTVPAVLICATLAAVALLQNKLFAEMAAMFPEKPGGVAMYASEAWKRYFAPIGPLAAFGYWCGWALVLALVGLTIGSLIQAQWFTEATWTLFTVGDVSFGLPHTIAVAAVIACIVLNVSGIRVAVRFNQVIGAAFIVVLAALAIGPFVTGGWNSAELTSHIDGGWKTIVVWLYVSAWAIYGTELCAAFAPEYRDTTHDTSRALTSIALFMVAAYTIVPLAATGKLGEATITNNPTSYGILAVQELLPGLSGVVTAVLCGALFLSMISSSADAGRALYGIAQQDMTIKQFDQLNRNGVPSRSLWVTMVVNILIVAFVGDPVAILIASNLGYILAITLAVIGFLLLRKDRPHWPRDIKLGRSWIPIATGVALFNTMLLAVGISNPGLSHHGGPKEVAIGIALLSLGIALFGYRRVVQDRGSLRLREHTPAMPEASPTEKAHEAS; encoded by the coding sequence ATGGCAGAAAGCAACCTTGTCGATGAACATAATCGACTACAGAAGTCACTTCGCTGGCACCACGGATTTATGCTGGCCCTTCCTGTCGCATCAGGCCTTTTCATCTCGGTCGGCAATGTGATCGGAGCGGTCGGTACGGTTCCAGCAGTACTTATTTGTGCGACACTGGCCGCCGTCGCTCTACTACAGAACAAGCTCTTCGCTGAAATGGCGGCGATGTTCCCGGAAAAGCCAGGTGGTGTCGCGATGTACGCGTCCGAAGCCTGGAAGCGCTATTTCGCTCCGATCGGCCCGCTGGCAGCGTTCGGTTACTGGTGCGGCTGGGCGCTGGTACTCGCTCTTGTCGGACTCACCATCGGTTCGCTCATCCAGGCTCAGTGGTTTACCGAGGCGACCTGGACGCTGTTCACCGTGGGCGATGTTTCCTTCGGGCTTCCGCACACCATCGCTGTCGCCGCCGTCATCGCGTGTATCGTGCTGAATGTATCGGGAATCCGTGTTGCCGTGCGTTTCAACCAGGTGATCGGCGCGGCCTTCATCGTGGTACTGGCGGCATTGGCGATTGGCCCGTTCGTCACCGGCGGCTGGAACAGTGCGGAACTCACCTCGCACATCGATGGTGGATGGAAAACAATCGTAGTGTGGCTGTACGTGTCCGCTTGGGCCATTTACGGCACCGAATTATGTGCAGCGTTCGCCCCCGAGTACCGGGACACCACGCACGATACGTCACGGGCCCTGACATCCATCGCACTGTTCATGGTCGCCGCATACACCATCGTTCCGCTGGCAGCGACAGGCAAGCTCGGTGAAGCGACCATCACCAACAATCCGACCTCGTATGGAATCCTGGCTGTTCAGGAACTGTTGCCAGGTCTCTCCGGTGTCGTCACCGCAGTGCTGTGTGGTGCTTTGTTCTTGAGCATGATCTCCTCCTCGGCCGACGCCGGCCGTGCACTGTATGGCATTGCCCAGCAGGACATGACCATCAAGCAGTTCGACCAGCTCAACCGCAACGGTGTTCCCAGCAGATCCCTGTGGGTCACGATGGTGGTCAACATTCTGATCGTGGCTTTCGTCGGCGATCCGGTCGCCATTCTGATCGCAAGCAATCTGGGCTATATCCTGGCCATCACCCTTGCCGTCATCGGTTTCCTGCTCCTGCGTAAAGACCGTCCGCATTGGCCACGAGACATCAAGCTGGGACGGAGCTGGATCCCGATCGCTACAGGCGTCGCGCTGTTCAACACCATGCTCCTGGCCGTGGGCATCAGTAATCCCGGTCTGAGCCACCACGGCGGCCCCAAAGAGGTGGCGATCGGTATTGCACTGCTATCGCTGGGCATCGCCTTGTTCGGCTACCGACGAGTTGTCCAGGACCGCGGCTCGCTACGACTCCGAGAGCACACTCCTGCAATGCCCGAAGCTTCCCCGACCGAGAAGGCACATGAGGCATCATGA